From a region of the bacterium genome:
- the mce gene encoding methylmalonyl-CoA epimerase, translated as MKITRVDHIGIAVPSLDEAQPFWEAMLGLRFHEREVVAEQRVTVAVGEAGETHIELLEPTDPASPIARFLEKNRPGIHHIALHVDNLEEALARLKEQGAQLIDAEPRCGAGGKRIAFVERWSASGVLLELCEG; from the coding sequence ATGAAAATCACGCGGGTGGACCACATCGGGATCGCCGTCCCCAGCCTGGACGAGGCCCAGCCCTTCTGGGAGGCCATGCTGGGCCTGCGCTTCCATGAGCGGGAAGTGGTGGCGGAGCAGAGAGTGACCGTGGCCGTGGGCGAGGCGGGGGAGACCCACATCGAGCTGCTGGAGCCGACCGATCCCGCCAGCCCCATCGCCCGTTTCCTGGAGAAGAACCGGCCGGGCATCCATCACATCGCCCTGCACGTGGACAACCTGGAGGAGGCCCTGGCGCGCCTGAAGGAGCAGGGTGCCCAGCTCATCGACGCCGAGCCCCGCTGTGGCGCGGGCGGCAAGCGCATCGCCTTCGTGGAGCGCTGGAGTGCCTCGGGCGTGCTGTTGGAGTTGTGCGAGGGCTGA
- the uvrC gene encoding excinuclease ABC subunit UvrC: MFSLDPAQYPPGCGVYLFRDAAGTVLYVGKAVNLRQRLRSYAAGGDGRAQIPTMLRRAATLEVIVTGSEVEALVLENNLVKEHRPRYNILLRDDKSFPFIRVTRELYPRILLTRRVVRDGSRYFGPYTEVRALRGFLKSLRERLRIRQCDLAISEESIAQHRHKVCLDYHLGTCLGPCEGRQTPADYEAALDLARGLLRGQGRQWRREEEERMRQAAARLDYEEAARRRDAIQALEQLMRGQKVEVQDAGDADVIGLARADHEATVALLRLRDGRVLGRFHSTLAGTLGRPPGEILAAFLFQYYNQCEELPHEIWLGSAPADQPLLETWLAGRAAALAAEGVGAGRRPRLLVPQRGDRAALLRMAVQNAAQVLEERQLRRLARDRVPASLEALRRDLGLPALPRRIEGFDISHFGGAATVASLVVFVDGRPRKQDYRHFHVKSVAGVDDFAAMEEVVERRYRRLTEAGHALPDLVLIDGGKGQLGRAHAALRRLGLAGLPVCGLAKRFEEVFLPGESLPRNIPRDSAANRLLQQVRDEAHRFALRFNRDQMARLALPDPLAGVPGIGPELSSRLLLRFGGLRRLARATREELLEVKGVGPALADRLRQHLRPSAEL; the protein is encoded by the coding sequence ATGTTCTCTCTCGACCCCGCCCAGTACCCGCCCGGCTGCGGAGTCTATCTCTTCCGCGACGCGGCCGGGACCGTGCTCTACGTGGGCAAGGCGGTCAATCTCCGCCAGCGCCTGCGCAGCTACGCGGCGGGCGGCGACGGGCGCGCCCAGATTCCCACCATGCTTCGGCGGGCCGCCACCCTGGAGGTGATCGTCACCGGCAGCGAGGTGGAGGCCCTCGTGCTGGAGAACAACCTGGTCAAGGAGCACCGTCCCCGCTACAACATCCTCCTGCGCGACGACAAGAGCTTCCCCTTCATCCGCGTCACCCGCGAACTCTACCCCCGCATCCTCCTCACGCGCCGGGTGGTGCGCGACGGCAGCCGCTACTTCGGGCCCTACACCGAGGTGCGCGCCCTGCGCGGCTTTCTCAAGAGCCTGCGCGAGCGGCTGCGCATCCGCCAGTGCGACCTGGCCATCAGCGAGGAGAGCATCGCCCAGCATCGCCACAAGGTCTGTCTCGACTACCACCTGGGCACCTGTCTGGGTCCCTGCGAGGGACGGCAGACGCCGGCCGACTACGAGGCCGCCCTCGACCTGGCCCGCGGCCTGCTGCGGGGCCAGGGTCGCCAGTGGCGCCGCGAGGAGGAGGAGCGCATGCGCCAGGCCGCCGCCCGCCTCGACTACGAGGAGGCCGCCCGCCGGCGGGATGCGATCCAGGCCCTCGAGCAGCTGATGCGCGGCCAGAAAGTGGAGGTGCAGGACGCGGGCGACGCCGATGTGATCGGCCTGGCCCGCGCCGACCACGAGGCGACGGTGGCCCTCCTGCGCCTGCGGGACGGACGGGTGTTGGGGCGCTTCCACAGCACCCTGGCCGGCACCCTGGGTCGCCCGCCGGGGGAGATCCTCGCCGCCTTCCTCTTCCAGTACTACAACCAGTGCGAGGAGCTGCCCCACGAGATCTGGCTGGGATCCGCCCCGGCCGACCAGCCGCTGCTTGAGACTTGGCTGGCCGGGCGTGCCGCGGCCCTGGCCGCCGAGGGAGTGGGGGCGGGGCGGAGGCCGCGCCTGCTTGTGCCGCAGCGCGGGGACCGGGCCGCCCTGCTGCGCATGGCCGTCCAGAACGCCGCCCAGGTGCTTGAAGAGCGGCAGCTGCGGCGCCTGGCCCGCGATCGGGTGCCCGCCTCCCTGGAGGCCCTCCGGCGCGATCTGGGGCTGCCCGCCCTGCCCCGCCGCATCGAGGGCTTCGATATCAGCCATTTCGGCGGAGCAGCCACGGTGGCCAGCCTCGTCGTGTTCGTGGACGGCCGGCCCCGCAAGCAGGACTACCGCCATTTCCACGTGAAGTCGGTGGCAGGCGTGGATGATTTCGCGGCGATGGAGGAGGTGGTCGAGCGGCGCTACCGGCGCCTGACGGAAGCGGGCCACGCCCTGCCGGACCTGGTGTTGATCGACGGGGGCAAGGGCCAGCTGGGCCGGGCCCACGCCGCCCTGCGCAGGCTGGGCCTGGCCGGCCTGCCGGTCTGTGGTCTGGCCAAGCGCTTCGAGGAGGTCTTCCTGCCCGGCGAGTCCCTTCCCCGCAACATTCCGCGCGACTCCGCCGCCAATCGTCTCCTGCAACAGGTGCGGGACGAGGCGCACCGCTTCGCCCTGCGCTTCAACCGGGACCAGATGGCCCGCCTGGCCCTGCCCGATCCCCTCGCCGGCGT